The genomic window CCGCTCACCGTCGGCCTGGCGACCGACGTTCCCGCGGCGTCCGTCGCGATCGCGCTCGCCGTCGCGGTCGGGCTGTGGGTGCCGGCGCGGGGCATCGAGGGGTTCACGGCGGGGCTGGATGCCTCGTTCGCCGCGGCCGGCCGGGTCCGCGAGATCGTCGAGGGCACGCCGGCGGTGGTCGACCGGGTCGGTGCCGGCAGCGCCGCCACGATCACCGTCACCGACGCGACCAACGCCGCGGCATCGGCAGCCGCCCCGCACCCTTCGCCTGCACCCGCGCCGTCCGCCTCGATCCACCTCCACGACGTCGTCGCGCGCTACCCGGGCGCAGACCGCCCCGCCCTCGACGGCGTCACCGCCCGCTTCGAACCGGGCGCGTGGAGCGTCGTCGTCGGCGTCTCGGGCAGCGGCAAGTCGACCCTCGCGACGCTGCTCGTGCGCGGCTACGACCCCGAACGGGGCGCAATCCGCCTCGGCGGTGCCGACCTGCGCGAGCTCGGCCTCGACGACCTGCGCCGTCGGGTCGCGCTCGTGTCGCAGCATCCGGTCGCGGTGTCGGGCACGATCGCCGACAACCTGCGGCTCGCCGCGCCCGACGCGACCGACGAAGCCCTGCGTGAAGCAGTCGACCTCGTCGGGCTCGCCGACTGGATCGCCTCGCTCCCCCAGGGCTTCGAGACGCCGGTGCGCGAGCGCGGTCGCTCGGTCTCGGGCGGGCAATTGCAGCGCCTCGCGCTCGCCCGGGCCCTCGTCGCAGACCCCGAGGTGCTCGTGCTCGACGAAGGGCTGAGCCAGCTCGACGCGACGACCGCAGCACTCGTGCGCGACCGCCTCGTGGCGCGCCGCCTGGGCCTGACCGTGGTCGAGATCACCCACCGCGCCGACCTGGTGCCCGACGACGCGGCCGTCGTCGTGCTCGACGGCGGCCGCGTGATCGAGCAGGGACCTGCGGGAATCCTCCGCGCCTCAGGCGGAGCGTTCGCGCGCGTCGAAGCGCGGAACTGACGGCGCTGCACTCCCGGCCGGTCCCCCGCCAGCGTCCACCACCAAGCCACTGAGGCCCATCCGCTCAGACCCAGTCGCTCAGGCCCGCGGCCACCAACCCGGCAGCAGGCTGCCGACCTCCTCGGCGGCGGTCGCGGCATCCGTCTCGTCGCTCGACGACCAGGTCTCGATGATGCCGACCAGCGCGCCGGCGATGAACGCGGCGGCGCGATCCATGGCGTCGTCGGTGCGGGGCGCGCCCGGTACGTCCTGATCGCGCCATACCTCGAGCGCGAGCCGAGCGCGCTCGCGGAGCCGCTCCTCGAGGGCGATGCGGAACACGCCGCGCGTCGATGAACCGAGCAGCGTGCGGTATCCGGCTCGCTCGTCGGCGACCAGGGTCAGGATGTCGCGCATCGAGTCCACGTACCGCCGCGACACGTCGACGGGGCGTTCGGCCCGCGGGTCGACGTCGACCTCGGCGATCCGGTCGATGCTCTGGCTGAATTCTTGCAACGCGAACTCGGCGACGCTGTCGAAGTGCCCGTAGAACGTCGTGCGATGCACCGCCGCCTCGCGGCACAGCTCGGCGACGGTGACCTCGTCGAGCGTCTTGCGCTCGAGCAGGCGCGTGAGGGCCTCGGCGAGCAGCTCACGCGTCCGGATCTGTCGGGGATCGAGGCGCACGCGCAACACCTTAGACCCGGTCGCGTCGTGCAGCGGCAGCCGATCGCGCGTCGCCCCACTGCATGGAACCCTCATGGGCGGAAGCCCCATGCGTGGAGCCCGGACGCGATGAGCGGATGCCCCGGCCGGGGCATCCGCTCATCGATCCGTTCACCGAACCGTGGGGGTTCAGGACTCGTAGTGCGCGAGGCCGGCGGTCTCGCCGCCGTCGGCGACGAACTCGGCGCCGGTCGAGAAGCTCGACTCGTCGCTCGCGAGGAAGAGGATGAGGTTCGACAGCTCGATCGCCTCGCCCTGCCGGTGCAGTGCGACGTGGTTCTGCGCCGCGTCGAGGCCCTCGGTCATGGGGGTGCGGATCGAGCCCGGGTGCACCGAGTTCACGCGGATGTTGTAGCGGCCGAGGTCGAGGGCTGCGTTCTTGGTGAGCCCGCGCACGCCGAACTTCGCGGCGTTGTAGCCGGGCAGCGCCTCGTAGCCCTGCAGGCCCGCGGTCGACGAGATGTTGATGATCGAGCCCTTGCCCGAGGCCTTGAGCGCGGGGATCGCGGCCTTGATGCCGTAGAAGACGCCCGTGAGGTTGATCAGGATGATCTTGTCCCACGCCTCGAGCGTGTACTCCTCGATCGAGCCGAAGTTCGCGATGCCGGCGTTGTTCACGACGACGTCGAGGCCGCCGAACTCGTCGACCGCGACCTTGACCGCCTGCTCCCACTGCGCGTAGTCGGTCACGTCGAGGTGGACGTATCGCGCGTTCTCGCCGAGCTCGGCGGCGAGCGCCTCGCCGTCGGCGTCGAGCAGGTCGCCGATGACGACCTTCGCGCCCTCCTCCACGAGCAGCCGGGCGTGGGATGCCCCCATGCCGCGGGCTCCGCCCGAGATGAGTGCGACCTTGCCGTTGACGCGTGCCATGTGTTGCCGTTCCTTCCGTCGATCGCCCGGCGCCCGATCGGGAGGGCGCGGGCAGAGGTCGGCATCGAAGGCGGCGCATGGCCGTGCAGGGGTGTCGACCCCGTTGTCTGGTTTGCGCAACTATTCTACACCTGTCGATTAGTGTGCAGGCCAGTCAACCCGTGAACCGACACCTTCCACGCCGCAGCGACCGGCGGCCTCAGTCGCGGGGTGTGCGGAATCCGCCGCCAGTGTCGAGGTCGTCGCCCGCCTCGAGATCAGGTCCGTCGCTCTCGGTGATGTTCGCGCCCTCCCAGAACGGGTCGACGCCCAGCTCGCGGTCATGCTCCGCCTTCAGGCGGGCCTGTTCCTCCGCGGAGTCGGCGAACTCGCGGTCGTCGGGCAGGTCCTGGTCACCGGTGCGGTCGCTCATGTTCAGCCTCTCCGATCGTCGGATGTGTCGGTGCGCGGCTCGAGGAGCGAGCCGGCCGGCACGGCGAAGCCGCGCTCCGCGCCTCCGCCTCGCGCCAACTGCCGCGCTTCGTTCGCCAGGTCGGCGACGCGTTGCGCCAGGGCGAGGATGCGCGCTCGATGGTCGGCGCCGTCGGTCGAGACCAGCAGGGCCGAGCGTTCCCCGTCGCCGGAAACCGAGTGGGTGAGACGCATCCGCAGGTGCTCGGACTCGGCGAGGCGCACGACAGCCTCGGCACCGCCTCGCCACCCTCCGGCGCCGACCGCGTCGCGGGCAGCATCCAATCGACGATCGGCGACCGCGATCACCCGGCGAACGTCGCGGCGGGCGGGTTCGACGCCGACGCGCGGGAGGCCGCCGACCGGATCCGCGGCGTGCGGGACAGCGCGGTCGGCGTCCGTCGATGCGCCGCCGTCGAGGACCTCGTCGACCCAGGCGCACATCCGGACGATGCGCACGGCCCGCGCGCGGACGAGCTCGGACTCCCCCGGCACCGCGGCACGGTTGAGCCGGTACAGCCGGAACGCGTCGTTCAGGCACCCCCGCGCCGCATCGAGCCGGTGGCGCAGCAGCTCGGTCGCGTCGGCACCGAGGGCCGCCTCGACGAAGCCGAGCTCCTCCTCGGCCAGGCCGATCCGCTCGTCGGCGGCGAGCAGCGCCGATGCGGCCCGCCTCGCCGTCTCGGCGCCGCGGACCTCGACCTCAGCCGCACCCCGTCTGCGTCTGGCCATGAACCCGGCCATGCTCCATGGTACGTCGCCCGCACCCGTTGGGAACCGGACGCGACGGTGACCGCGATGCGGCCGAGCGAGGGCCGCTCCGCCACGCCCCACCTCCGCGCCGGGGCGCGACCTCGGCGCTACGCTCTGGCCATGTCGGATGTCCCGCCGCCGCAGCGGCCCTCATCGCCCAGCCCGGCCGCGCCCGAGGACCCCACTCCGCCGCCGTCCGACGCACTCAACACGATCGCGCACATGCGCGACGCCGTGCTCTTCGACGGCCCGCACCGCACCCGACGCATCTCCCGATTCTGGATGCTGCTGATCCTGTCCGCCGTGATCGCATCCGCCGGCGTCGTCGCCGACTCGACCGCGACCGTCATCGGCGCCATGATCGTCGCGCCCATGATGATCCCGATCCAGGGCACGATGCTCTCGACCGTGCTCGGCGACCGCGGCAACCTGACCCGCTCGTTCCTGATGATGGTGGCGGGTGCCGCCGCCGCGATCGCGGTCGGCTACCTCGTCGCCATGCTGGTCTCGAATCCGATGACCGCCGAGACCAACTCGCAGATCGCCGGGCGCGTCTCACCCAAGCTCATCGACCTGCTCGCCGCGCTCGCGACCGGCGTCGTCGGCTCGATCGCGCTCGTGCGCAAGGACATCTCCGACACGCTCCCGGGCGTCGCCATCGCGATCTCGCTCGTGCCGCCGCTCACCGTCGTCGGCATCGCCGCGGAGTCGGGCGCGGTCGACCAGTCGCTCGGCGCCCTGCTGCTGTTCCTCACGAACGTGGCCGCCATCCTCGGCACCGGCATCGTCGTGATGGCGCTGTTCGGCGTGCAGCGGTGGGGCATCGACCGGGCGAAGGCCCCCGTCGTCGGCCAGATGAGCCGGCGCAGTTCGTACCTCGCGATCTTCGCGATGCTCGTCATCGTCGCGATCCCGCTGACGTTCACGAGCGTGCGCACGAGCGGCGAGGCGGTCCTCGAAGACAGGGTCGGCGACCTCGCCCGGCAGTGGGCCGACGACGTCGACTGGGACCTCGTGTCGGTCACGGCGACCGACGACGGGGTCCTCGTGCGGGTCACCGGACCCGAACCCGTGCCCGACCCGTACGCCCTCGTCGAGGCGATCACCGACGCGGGCATCGACCCCGCCGATGTCGAGGTCGACTTCATCCCGTCGTACCGGGTGAACCTCGGCGAGTAGCCCCGCACCCACGCACCTTTTCAGGATCAGCGCGGTCATGGCCGCGTATTGCACTCATGACCGATCTGGTCCTGAATTGGTGAACAGCACGACGGCGACGAACCGACGGCGACGACGAGGAGGCCGCATGGCGAAACGGATGCCCAAGGCGCTCTACGAGCGCGAACTGCTCGCACTGCAGGCGAAGCTCGTCGACATGCAGGCGTGGGTGCAGCAGTCGGGCGCGAGGGTGGTGGTCATCTTCGAGGGCCGGGATGCCGCGGGCAAGGGCTCCACGATCAAGCGCGTCTCCGAGTACCTGAACCCCCGGGTCACGCGCATCGTCGCCCTGCCGACGCCGAGCGCGCGCGACAAGACTCGCTGGTACTTCCAGCGCTACGTTCCGCACCTGCCCGCCGGCGGCGAGATCGTGCTGATGG from Agromyces sp. LHK192 includes these protein-coding regions:
- a CDS encoding DUF389 domain-containing protein; the protein is MSDVPPPQRPSSPSPAAPEDPTPPPSDALNTIAHMRDAVLFDGPHRTRRISRFWMLLILSAVIASAGVVADSTATVIGAMIVAPMMIPIQGTMLSTVLGDRGNLTRSFLMMVAGAAAAIAVGYLVAMLVSNPMTAETNSQIAGRVSPKLIDLLAALATGVVGSIALVRKDISDTLPGVAIAISLVPPLTVVGIAAESGAVDQSLGALLLFLTNVAAILGTGIVVMALFGVQRWGIDRAKAPVVGQMSRRSSYLAIFAMLVIVAIPLTFTSVRTSGEAVLEDRVGDLARQWADDVDWDLVSVTATDDGVLVRVTGPEPVPDPYALVEAITDAGIDPADVEVDFIPSYRVNLGE
- a CDS encoding ABC transporter ATP-binding protein; the encoded protein is MNDAPTRMQLTAWLLRHTRRLLGPLVVSVLARIANQLLGVALLVVFATALGAAASGGPVETSALIAWLVGLALAKAGLRYLEHFSGHWVAFTALQRLRELFFARLVPQAPAATAGRAGAELTARATRDIDRVEVFFAHTMPPAVSAVVVPVVALTWLGFAVDAVLAAVIAPLVAGMLLAPLVSGRATWRAASGVARGRGEVAAHVGDDVQGVREVLAFGAERARLDALDHAGRDLTTAVGAAGRVRAGRAVVVTLLQLATVIVPLTVGLATDVPAASVAIALAVAVGLWVPARGIEGFTAGLDASFAAAGRVREIVEGTPAVVDRVGAGSAATITVTDATNAAASAAAPHPSPAPAPSASIHLHDVVARYPGADRPALDGVTARFEPGAWSVVVGVSGSGKSTLATLLVRGYDPERGAIRLGGADLRELGLDDLRRRVALVSQHPVAVSGTIADNLRLAAPDATDEALREAVDLVGLADWIASLPQGFETPVRERGRSVSGGQLQRLALARALVADPEVLVLDEGLSQLDATTAALVRDRLVARRLGLTVVEITHRADLVPDDAAVVVLDGGRVIEQGPAGILRASGGAFARVEARN
- a CDS encoding SDR family oxidoreductase, whose translation is MARVNGKVALISGGARGMGASHARLLVEEGAKVVIGDLLDADGEALAAELGENARYVHLDVTDYAQWEQAVKVAVDEFGGLDVVVNNAGIANFGSIEEYTLEAWDKIILINLTGVFYGIKAAIPALKASGKGSIINISSTAGLQGYEALPGYNAAKFGVRGLTKNAALDLGRYNIRVNSVHPGSIRTPMTEGLDAAQNHVALHRQGEAIELSNLILFLASDESSFSTGAEFVADGGETAGLAHYES
- a CDS encoding TetR/AcrR family transcriptional regulator produces the protein MRLDPRQIRTRELLAEALTRLLERKTLDEVTVAELCREAAVHRTTFYGHFDSVAEFALQEFSQSIDRIAEVDVDPRAERPVDVSRRYVDSMRDILTLVADERAGYRTLLGSSTRGVFRIALEERLRERARLALEVWRDQDVPGAPRTDDAMDRAAAFIAGALVGIIETWSSSDETDAATAAEEVGSLLPGWWPRA